A section of the Bacteroidota bacterium genome encodes:
- a CDS encoding YCF48-related protein — protein MLNRVSLLLLVIWGVLATSVVIHAQILGQQSLSQSSYVIDKDGGLWSWGWNATGQLGIGSTANQNAPVLVPTPPGVSQWTSIAGGARHALAVADSTKLYAWGFNGDGELGNGSMSQASSPVLIPNPSGVTAWRWVSAGQDHSMALATNGQLYAWGANAFGQLGTGDHVSYTKPHLVAIPEGETGWAAMAAGDQYTLAITKTGATYSVGIDSTGVWRRLPYNCMTNGPLPFLAAGGKNEIDLIYASNGSNSSVPTVGVAAGASHSSYLSESSHLICGGDNHFGQLGSPGDSLAFVQVDPPVGSRQWVAVAAGLNHSMAIASDGWLYSWGANNYGELGRGSLPKDALPGRVLSVCDSLTMKATLTGPDTWPGGPFDINLTDTNLSIGQTLSNTSAFLCYGSAIRSNGSSQIQQIAPALIPPGQSGTATWQMNSDSARGNDNTLYYYAYIRASGSAPLIVGHGINIPAKSWGLIRGSVHDSLTGLPLAGVIVMIQHTAKAGKYALRTVTDTLRTAADGTFLDWAQYFGEMLPFPYTNDAVLTFRIENYFTASVTLAMTADTLSPSVGLMPTPVVAKIEAAPTLAQAPAIFDKLFWVENTTIFGIAGKIIYRSDDAGLSWRSFASPVGWPLHDLFFRNRLEGWVVGGAGTILHTIDGGVSWTKVSGAGNFDLYGVCGVGQHLWIVGDGGVILHYRAGILTNETSARMSQRINNVYFLDSMNGSACAQTGIIAQYDSNNGWHSTGGGPYDLLQTGSCTPGYVIAAGTNGRVLAIDSSHSHVPIVSQLGTASFRSLQLLTPEFGYALGDSGLGYATYDRGDTWVPMSGVSGNLTSFSMFGVHGLAYRGTSPLALSVTPYSGTAIVHGRVTAGDHMTAVSGALITLIDADSVTHTAYSNETGNYVILGLPPGRIALRCVAGDSIGTFIDSAKDAAIANATVTIDFTRQKSTRGVTGIAPIANFSLSFVPNPVVEKATFGFNLAAPSAVRISLFDMLGREVALPLNGFESAGEHALALDARELPAGSYFIRIVTSDGSATMPIVVSR, from the coding sequence ATGCTGAACCGTGTTAGTCTTTTACTTTTGGTCATTTGGGGAGTTCTGGCAACCTCGGTCGTCATTCATGCACAAATTCTCGGGCAACAGTCGCTCTCGCAATCATCGTATGTGATCGATAAGGACGGCGGACTCTGGTCCTGGGGCTGGAATGCGACCGGTCAGCTCGGAATCGGCTCGACCGCGAATCAGAACGCGCCGGTTTTAGTCCCAACGCCACCTGGCGTTTCGCAGTGGACTTCCATTGCCGGCGGCGCCCGGCATGCGCTCGCGGTCGCAGACAGCACGAAGCTGTATGCCTGGGGCTTCAATGGTGACGGCGAGCTTGGAAACGGCTCTATGAGTCAAGCCTCGAGTCCGGTCTTAATACCGAATCCATCAGGTGTCACTGCTTGGAGGTGGGTCTCAGCCGGACAAGACCATTCCATGGCGCTTGCAACAAACGGACAACTTTACGCCTGGGGCGCGAATGCTTTTGGGCAGCTTGGCACTGGAGACCATGTATCATATACGAAGCCGCACCTTGTTGCTATTCCGGAAGGCGAGACCGGATGGGCCGCCATGGCGGCTGGTGACCAATATACCCTCGCAATTACCAAGACTGGTGCAACATATTCCGTTGGGATCGATTCGACGGGAGTCTGGCGACGGCTACCATACAACTGTATGACGAATGGCCCACTGCCATTTCTTGCTGCCGGTGGAAAGAATGAGATCGACTTGATCTACGCTTCCAACGGTTCAAATTCCAGCGTGCCCACCGTCGGCGTCGCCGCGGGAGCAAGCCATTCCTCATATCTCAGCGAAAGTAGTCATTTGATTTGCGGGGGAGACAATCATTTCGGACAACTCGGGTCTCCGGGCGATAGTCTTGCTTTTGTGCAAGTTGACCCGCCGGTTGGCTCCCGGCAGTGGGTGGCGGTCGCAGCAGGACTCAATCACTCCATGGCGATTGCCTCGGATGGTTGGCTTTATTCGTGGGGTGCGAATAATTACGGAGAATTGGGGCGAGGGAGTCTTCCGAAGGATGCCCTTCCCGGACGCGTTCTCAGCGTTTGCGATTCGTTGACTATGAAGGCAACCCTAACAGGGCCGGACACGTGGCCCGGAGGCCCGTTCGATATTAATCTAACGGACACCAATTTGTCAATCGGTCAGACTCTCTCCAATACCTCGGCCTTCCTTTGCTATGGCTCGGCGATTCGATCGAATGGAAGTTCGCAAATCCAGCAGATCGCCCCCGCGCTTATTCCGCCGGGGCAATCCGGGACCGCAACGTGGCAAATGAATTCCGATTCCGCACGGGGTAACGACAATACTCTTTACTACTATGCTTACATTCGGGCATCGGGATCGGCGCCGCTTATTGTGGGACATGGAATAAACATACCCGCGAAATCATGGGGACTAATCCGTGGGTCCGTCCACGATTCGCTTACGGGTTTACCACTTGCGGGTGTCATCGTCATGATCCAGCATACAGCGAAGGCGGGAAAGTATGCGTTGCGCACCGTGACCGACACACTGCGCACCGCAGCAGACGGGACGTTCCTTGATTGGGCGCAGTATTTTGGGGAAATGTTGCCATTCCCGTATACAAACGATGCAGTTTTGACATTCAGAATTGAGAATTACTTTACCGCGTCAGTGACGCTCGCAATGACTGCTGATACACTTTCGCCATCAGTCGGGCTCATGCCTACTCCGGTAGTCGCGAAAATCGAGGCGGCACCGACGCTCGCGCAAGCTCCTGCGATCTTCGACAAATTATTTTGGGTCGAAAATACCACTATCTTTGGTATTGCGGGAAAGATCATCTATCGCTCGGATGATGCGGGATTATCCTGGCGTTCGTTTGCTTCGCCGGTTGGATGGCCATTGCACGATCTCTTCTTTCGCAACCGGCTCGAGGGATGGGTCGTCGGCGGTGCAGGTACGATCCTTCACACGATCGATGGTGGAGTATCATGGACTAAAGTCTCGGGTGCCGGGAATTTCGATTTATATGGAGTCTGTGGGGTTGGCCAACATTTGTGGATCGTTGGCGACGGTGGTGTGATTCTCCATTATCGCGCGGGTATCCTTACGAACGAAACCTCTGCTCGAATGTCACAGAGGATCAATAACGTGTATTTTCTGGACTCAATGAACGGTAGTGCGTGCGCACAGACAGGGATCATTGCACAGTACGATTCAAACAATGGATGGCACTCGACCGGCGGTGGCCCATACGATCTTCTTCAAACGGGTTCGTGTACACCTGGGTATGTCATCGCTGCCGGGACAAATGGACGTGTTCTTGCCATAGATTCATCCCATTCGCATGTGCCGATTGTCTCCCAACTTGGGACAGCGTCCTTTCGCAGTTTGCAGCTTCTAACGCCAGAGTTTGGGTATGCACTCGGCGATAGTGGACTTGGCTACGCGACATACGATCGAGGTGACACGTGGGTCCCAATGAGCGGAGTCTCTGGCAACCTCACATCATTCAGCATGTTTGGGGTGCATGGCCTGGCATATCGCGGTACATCGCCGCTTGCACTCAGTGTCACTCCATATTCCGGAACAGCAATTGTCCACGGGCGAGTGACGGCCGGAGATCACATGACTGCTGTTTCCGGTGCGCTCATCACGCTCATCGATGCTGATTCCGTTACACACACGGCCTATTCAAATGAGACCGGTAATTATGTTATTCTGGGACTTCCACCAGGACGGATCGCGCTCCGATGCGTAGCCGGTGATAGCATTGGGACATTCATAGATAGCGCGAAGGATGCAGCGATTGCGAATGCGACTGTGACGATTGACTTCACGCGGCAAAAATCGACCAGAGGGGTGACAGGAATTGCCCCGATCGCAAACTTCTCGCTCTCCTTTGTTCCTAATCCAGTCGTAGAGAAGGCAACGTTCGGTTTCAATCTTGCTGCTCCAAGTGCAGTTCGTATTTCTCTATTCGACATGCTGGGACGCGAGGTAGCCCTGCCGTTGAATGGGTTTGAATCGGCGGGTGAACACGCGCTCGCGCTCGATGCGCGCGAACTTCCCGCCGGCAGTTATTTCATCCGCATTGTGACTTCCGATGGTTCGGCGACGATGCCCATTGTCGTTTCACGATAG
- a CDS encoding RNA-binding protein, with amino-acid sequence MRIYIGGLPYQTDEAQLTQIFAAYGEVTSAKVITDRDTGRSKGFGFVEMNDNEAAKKAIEELNEAELGGRQITVNEARPMEQRDNRGGGGGRGGFGGGRGGGGGRGGDRGGDRGGDRGGRRW; translated from the coding sequence ATGCGTATTTACATCGGAGGACTCCCGTACCAGACGGACGAAGCACAGCTCACACAAATTTTTGCAGCATACGGCGAGGTGACCAGCGCGAAGGTCATCACCGACCGAGACACCGGCCGCAGCAAGGGTTTTGGTTTTGTTGAAATGAATGATAACGAGGCCGCAAAAAAGGCCATCGAAGAGCTGAACGAAGCCGAACTCGGCGGGCGGCAGATCACCGTCAACGAGGCGCGCCCCATGGAGCAGCGCGATAATCGCGGCGGCGGTGGAGGACGCGGTGGCTTCGGCGGCGGACGCGGTGGCGGCGGCGGACGCGGTGGCGACCGTGGCGGGGATCGCGGCGGAGACCGCGGCGGACGTCGCTGGTAA